A window from Leptothermofonsia sichuanensis E412 encodes these proteins:
- a CDS encoding Uma2 family endonuclease — protein sequence MVAIVKKPLTFEEFLNWDDGSGRSFELVNGVAMPLSEPTAKHEDVVEGLCRLLIDHCQSLKLPYVPRQSKQVRLNSPPGENESSRKADIVVFAKDEWERMRQSSASAAAYIPPPLIIEVVSTNWRDDYRIKLNDYETLGVMEYWITDYAGLGGVQYIGSPKQPTLTINRLIDGEYQAQCYQGETSILSPTFPQLKLTVAQIVAMTEV from the coding sequence ATGGTTGCAATTGTCAAAAAGCCACTGACCTTCGAGGAATTTCTCAATTGGGATGATGGCTCCGGCAGATCCTTTGAACTGGTCAATGGAGTTGCCATGCCCCTCAGTGAACCCACAGCGAAACATGAGGATGTTGTCGAAGGGCTATGCCGTCTCCTGATTGACCATTGCCAATCCCTGAAGTTGCCCTACGTTCCTCGCCAAAGTAAACAAGTCAGACTGAACTCCCCCCCTGGAGAAAATGAGTCAAGTCGCAAAGCTGACATTGTGGTGTTTGCTAAAGACGAATGGGAACGAATGCGTCAAAGTTCTGCCTCTGCGGCTGCTTATATTCCACCACCTTTAATCATTGAAGTTGTCAGTACTAACTGGCGAGATGATTACCGCATCAAATTAAATGATTATGAAACGCTAGGAGTGATGGAGTATTGGATTACAGATTATGCAGGATTGGGAGGAGTGCAGTATATTGGGTCACCCAAGCAGCCCACACTGACCATAAATCGGCTGATTGATGGCGAATATCAAGCACAGTGTTATCAAGGAGAAACGAGCATACT